AGCTTTCACGCTGACAACTACGGCGTTGGCCGGATCAAGAAACTGTACATTTTCTACCGGAACATCTTTTACTTTGATGGATTTACCAATATCCAAACCGGAAATATCCAACACAACATGCTCAGGCATATCTTCTACTTTTCCTTTCAGGCGCAGTTTCCGCAATTTAAGCTGCAATCTTCCTCCTTTTACCACACCAGGAGCTGTTCCTTCGAGTTGAACAGGAATAGCCAGTGTTACGGCTCTACCCGGAGTCAGTTCAAGGAAATCAGCATGCAAAACGAAATCACTTACCGGATGGTACTGAATGTCCTGCAGGATGGTTTCGTAAGTTGTTCCTTCCAGGTCGATTTTGATAATAAATACTTCAGGGGTAAAGATGATTTTTTTGAAATCTTTCTGATCGAGATAGAAATGTTTTTGTTCTTTACCTCCGTAAATTACACAAGGAACTTTTCCTTCCTTTCTCAGTTTTTTAGCATCTTTTTTCCCTACGTTCGCTCTTGACGAACCGCTCAATGATACTGTTTTCATGTTTTAAAAATTTATTTAGTTATTTAATACTGCTCCCCAAATTAAACAGAGAGCTAATGGATTCATAGTTTTCTACCCGTTTAATTACTTCTGCAAAAAGCGATGCTGTAGAAAGCACTTTCACTTTTTTACAATCTACTTTGATCGGAATGGTATCCGTAACGATAATTTCCTGAAAAGGAGAATTTTTCAAATTCTCGACGGCATTTCCAGAAAAGATAGCATGCGTAGCCATAGCCCGTACGCTCCGTGCACCTTTTTCCATGATCAATTCACCGGCTTTGGTAATGGTACCGGCCGTATCAATAATATCGTCCACCAATACCACGTCTTTATCTTTTACATCTCCGATGAGTTGCATTTTTTCCACCACATTGGGTTTTGAACGCTGTTTATAACAAATGGCAAAGCCGGTATTCAGTGCTTTGGCATAAGAAGCCGCCCGCCGTGTTCCGCCGGTATCCGGCGAAGCCATCATCAAACCCGGAAGCTGAAGACTTTTCAGATACGGATAAAAAATGACCGATGCATATAAATGATCTACCGGAACA
The sequence above is drawn from the Candidatus Sulfidibacterium hydrothermale genome and encodes:
- a CDS encoding ribose-phosphate diphosphokinase, translating into MQDPLVKIFSGRQSRYLAEKIAEAYGTTLGKSEVIHFSDGEFQTSYEENIRGRDVFIIQSTFPPADNILELLMMIDAAKRASARKIVAVIPYFGYARQDRKDKPRVSIGSKMLTNLLTTTGIDRLITIDLHADQIQGFLDVPVDHLYASVIFYPYLKSLQLPGLMMASPDTGGTRRAASYAKALNTGFAICYKQRSKPNVVEKMQLIGDVKDKDVVLVDDIIDTAGTITKAGELIMEKGARSVRAMATHAIFSGNAVENLKNSPFQEIIVTDTIPIKVDCKKVKVLSTASLFAEVIKRVENYESISSLFNLGSSIK
- a CDS encoding 50S ribosomal protein L25/general stress protein Ctc, coding for MKTVSLSGSSRANVGKKDAKKLRKEGKVPCVIYGGKEQKHFYLDQKDFKKIIFTPEVFIIKIDLEGTTYETILQDIQYHPVSDFVLHADFLELTPGRAVTLAIPVQLEGTAPGVVKGGRLQLKLRKLRLKGKVEDMPEHVVLDISGLDIGKSIKVKDVPVENVQFLDPANAVVVSVKAARGISAAELEAEGEEAEESEEAEG